From the Calliopsis andreniformis isolate RMS-2024a chromosome 4, iyCalAndr_principal, whole genome shotgun sequence genome, one window contains:
- the Ube2g1 gene encoding ubiquitin-conjugating enzyme E2G 1 isoform X2: MKFITEIWHPNIEKNGNVCISILHEPGDDKWGYEKASERWLPVHTVETILISVISMLADPNDESPANVDAAKEWRESYVEFKRKVARCVRKSQEECL; this comes from the exons ATGAAATTTATAACAGAAATATGGCATCCAAACA tcGAAAAGAATGGTAATGTATGCATATCAATTTTACACGAACCTGGAGACGACAAGTGGGGCTATGAAAAAGCATCAGAGCGGTGGTTACCAGTTCACACAGTTGAAACTATCTTGATAAGTGTTATTAGCATGCTTGCAGATCCTAACGATGAAAGTCCTGCTAATGTGGATGCTGCC AAAGAGTGGAGGGAAAGCTATGTTGAATTCAAAAGAAAGGTGGCAAGGTGTGTCAGAAAAAGCCAAGAAGAATGTTTGTAG
- the LOC143177808 gene encoding RNA-binding protein 1-like isoform X2: MSRYREWDLSCKVYVGNLGSSASKHEIETAFNKYGPLRNVWVARNPPGFAFVEFEDPRDAEDAVRGLDGTRCCGTRVRVEMSSGRSRRSGGGRRPGPRYSRSRSRSPRRKSLGRYPRSWSRSPRRSPISRYSRSRSRSPRRRSLTRSRSRDRRSRSDSRDRR, translated from the exons ATGTCACGTTATCGAGAATGGGATCTTTCGTGCAAAGTATACGTTGGTAACCTAGGCAGCAGTGCTAGTAAACATGAAATTGAAACAGCATTCAACAAATATGGTCCACTTAGAAACGTATGGGTTGCTAGAAACCCACCTGGCTTTGCTTTTGTGGAATTCGAAGACCCACGAGACGCAGAAGATGCTGTTAGAGGATTAGATGGAAC ACGCTGTTGTGGTACCAGAGTAAGAGTAGAGATGTCCTCCGGAAGAAGTCGACGTAGTGGAGGCGGACGGAGACCAGGTCCAAGATACTCCAG GTCCAGATCTCGCAGTCCCCGAAGGAAATCTCTGGGTCGTTACCCAAG GTCCTGGTCAAGAAGCCCACGCAGATCACCGATAAGCCGATATTCCAG gtCAAGATCCCGTAGCCCTCGCAGGAGATCTCTCACCCGCAGCCGCAGCCGAGATCGTCGTTCTCGTTCGGATTCCCGTGACAGACG TTAG
- the LOC143177807 gene encoding protein-lysine N-methyltransferase SMYD4, translating into MSKDDDTEDDIGSYFRSNLAQLRNAIHPQDWKKFASLNSSSERIRFMLSYPEAHSMPLEEDDQLLKSSEKALQLKDIGNKYFGRGEFAKALETYSNAVLLAPRQDLGVILANRSATLYHLERHDYALTDVEEAMRVGYPRNLLYKLEERRARCLLGLKRHAEAVQAFRAALKSLDNAKLALEKKQKLEADIRVMLAVMEKGDQMAQKAGKVAQKMDKSSHSKKSTVKMENCNPLYPACSKAVQIRDDGGDVGRHAVATKNIQPGEILVIEKPYCSFLLAEYRLTHCHYCLSRIFIPMPAECGVCSCVAYCSIACRRADAKAHRNECKILLALWISKTSITCFLAVRTITQRPFEELFKMKDILEASKSKKLEVSEQQPYTGENFETFFRLITHEDERTAEDLFHRTYIATWLLRLLKNSPYFPDNVRTPDTAEAKPSEGELFIGGLILHSLMVMQFNSHEISELTIPRGDKTLARAKSIFIGGGLYATVSLFNHSCNPGIIRYYNGTTMIIRAIRSIGAGEEISENYGPIFTTTPETQRKRTLRWQYWFDCNCEACSGHWPLLNDIDPTILRFKCETGPECGNVLLVKTDTNEFMINCSKCGKSTNLLKGLKALQDTDTLFKVASRNLEEGRHQEALKSYLEILKLLDETLALPIRDYHLCQEGVRLCALTLGNCVRV; encoded by the exons ATGTCGAAAGACGACGACACGGAGGACGACATCGGCAGTTACTTCAGGTCGAATTTGGCTCAGCTGCGTAACGCGATTCATCCGCAGGACTGGAAGAAATTCGCTTCCTTGAATAGCAGTTCGGAGAGGATCCGTTTCATGCTGAGCTATCCAGAGGCGCATTCCATGCCCCTGGAAGAGGACGATCAGTTGCTGAAAAGCAGCGAGAAAGCCCTCCAGCTCAAGGACATCGGTAACAAGTATTTTGGCCGCGGCGAATTCGCAAAGGCTCTGGAAACGTACTCGAACGCTGTCCTGCTGGCACCTCGGCAAG ATTTGGGTGTAATATTAGCAAATCGTTCAGCAACGCTCTACCACCTGGAGCGCCACGATTACGCACTAACAGACGTCGAGGAAGCAATGCGCGTTGGCTACCCCCGAAATTTGCTGTACAAACTCGAGGAAAGACGAGCCAGGTGTTTGCTGGGTTTGAAAAGGCACGCAGAGGCTGTGCAGGCCTTCAGAGCAGCTTTAAAATCGCTGGACAATGCAAAGCTAGCGTTGGAGAAGAAGCAAAAGCTCGAGGCGGACATCAGAGTTATGCTTGCTGTGATGGAAAAAGGTGATCAGATGGCGCAGAAAGCTGGAAAAGTCGCACAGAAGATGGATAAGTCGAGTCATTCTAAGAAATCTACTGTGAAAATGGAGAATTGCAATCCTTTATATCCTGCCTGCAGCAAAGCAGTGCAGATAAGGGATGATGGTGGTGACGTAGGAAGGCATGCAGTTGCTACTAAGAATATTCAACCTGGGGAAATATTAGTGATAGAGAAACCATACTGCTCGTTCTTGCTGGCTGAATACAG actTACTCACTGCCATTACTGTTTATCAAGAATATTTATACCGATGCCAGCCGAATGTGGTGTATGCAGTTGCGTTGCTTATTGCAGTATCGCTTGCAGACGTGCAGACGCAAAAGCACATCGAAACGAATGCAAAATACTGCTCGCTCTGTGGATATCGAAAACTTCTATAACGTGCTTTTTAGCAGTAAGAACTATTACACAGAGGCCATTCGAAGAACTGTTTAAAATGAAAGACATCTTGGAAGCTTCAAAGAGTAAAAAATTGGAAGTCTCCGAACAACAACCTTACACAGGAGAAAATTTCGAAACATTTTTTCGATTAA TAACTCACGAAGACGAAAGAACGGCGGAGGACCTCTTTCACAGAACCTACATAGCCACCTGGTTACTGAGACTTTTGAAAAATAGTCCCTACTTTCCAGATAATGTTAGAACTCCAGATACAGCAGAAGCAAAACCTTCCGAAGGCGAACTGTTTATAGGTGGTTTAATTTTGCACAGTCTGATGGTGATGCAGTTCAATTCTCATGAG ATATCTGAATTAACAATACCAAGAGGCGACAAAACTTTGGCAAGGGCTAAAAGTATTTTCATCGGAGGCGGACTTTATGCAACagtgtcactcttcaatcattctTGCAACCCTGGAATTATCAG ATACTATAACGGAACCACTATGATTATAAGAGCAATTCGTTCGATCGGAGCGGGAGAAGAAATTTCTGAAAATTATGGGCCAATTTTTACAACGACTCCTGAAACTCAACGAAAAAGAACGCTGAGATGGCAATACTGGTTTGATTGCAATTGTGAAGCATGTTCCGGACACTGGCCACTTTTGAACGACATAGATCCAACAATTCTAAG ATTTAAGTGTGAAACTGGGCCAGAATGTGGCAACGTTCTATTAGTAAAAACAGATACGAATGAATTCATGATAAATTGTTCCAAATGTGGCAAAAGCACGAATCTTTTGAAAGGTTTAAAAGCATTGCAAGATACAGACACACTGTTTAAAGTTGCTTCGAGGAACCTCGAAGAAGGAAGACACCAGGAAGCATTAAAATCCTATTTGGAAATTCTGAAGCTTTTAGACGAAACGCTTGCTTTACCGATAAGAGATTATCATCTTTGCCAAGAAGGTGTACGATTATGCGCATTAACTTTAGGCAACTGTGTTCGCGTTTAA
- the LOC143177808 gene encoding RNA-binding protein 1-like isoform X4 produces the protein MSRYREWDLSCKVYVGNLGSSASKHEIETAFNKYGPLRNVWVARNPPGFAFVEFEDPRDAEDAVRGLDGTRCCGTRVRVEMSSGRSRRSGGGRRPGPRYSRSRSRSPRRKSLGRYPRSRSRSPRRRSLTRSRSRDRRSRSDSRDRR, from the exons ATGTCACGTTATCGAGAATGGGATCTTTCGTGCAAAGTATACGTTGGTAACCTAGGCAGCAGTGCTAGTAAACATGAAATTGAAACAGCATTCAACAAATATGGTCCACTTAGAAACGTATGGGTTGCTAGAAACCCACCTGGCTTTGCTTTTGTGGAATTCGAAGACCCACGAGACGCAGAAGATGCTGTTAGAGGATTAGATGGAAC ACGCTGTTGTGGTACCAGAGTAAGAGTAGAGATGTCCTCCGGAAGAAGTCGACGTAGTGGAGGCGGACGGAGACCAGGTCCAAGATACTCCAG GTCCAGATCTCGCAGTCCCCGAAGGAAATCTCTGGGTCGTTACCCAAG gtCAAGATCCCGTAGCCCTCGCAGGAGATCTCTCACCCGCAGCCGCAGCCGAGATCGTCGTTCTCGTTCGGATTCCCGTGACAGACG TTAG
- the Med18 gene encoding mediator complex subunit 18: MSAPISTAMDSLSAAIKSNIIPNQEYLLQGSVLDSAVEVLLHRLRGLCDNVDTGPETFNDHEMCFSIRGSEQPLLLRVRRALDYQDMPWQLRYIGQPELGDKSRPTIVRSSLDIATNSTVVDFLTELGCRLDFEYIARGYMFRKGRMKVTVSKIFKMAQQGKMPESMEAISQSYLVELSVLAPSGQDAIAEDMRIFAEQLKPLVQLEKIDYKRLVH; encoded by the exons ATGAGTGCCCCAATAAGTACAGCAATGGACAGTTTATCAGCTGCAATTAAGTCCAATATAATTCCGAATCAAGAATATCTATTACAAGGTTCAGTGTTAGACAGTGCTGTGGAAGTTTTGCTTCACAGGTTACGTGGTTTATGCGATAATGTTGACACTGGACCAGAAACATTTAATGATCATGAAATGTGTTTTAGTATCAG AGGATCGGAGCAACCATTACTATTACGTGTGAGAAGAGCTTTAGATTATCAAGATATGCCTTGGCAATTACGTTATATTGGTCAACCTGAATTGGGTGATAAGTCACGTCCTACAATTGTCAGAAGCAGCTTAGATATTGCAACCAATAGTACAGTTGTTGACTTTTTAACAGAGTTGGGATGTAGATTAGATTTTGAATACATTGCACGTGGCTATATGTTTCGTAAAGGCAGAATGAAAGTCACagtttctaaaatatttaagaTGGCTCAGCAAGGAAAAATGCCTGAAAGTATGGAAGCTATATCTCAAAGTTATTTAGTAGAGTTAAGCGTTTTAGCACCAAGTGGTCAAGATGCGATAGCAGAAGATATGAGAATCTTTGCAGAGCAATTAAAACCTCTGGTTCAACTAGAGAAAATTGACTATAAAAGACTTGTGCATTAA
- the LOC143177808 gene encoding RNA-binding protein 1-like isoform X1 has protein sequence MSRYREWDLSCKVYVGNLGSSASKHEIETAFNKYGPLRNVWVARNPPGFAFVEFEDPRDAEDAVRGLDGTRCCGTRVRVEMSSGRSRRSGGGRRPGPRYSRSRSRSPRRKSLGRYPRSWSRSPRRSPISRYSRSRSRSPRRRSLTRSRSRDRRSRSDSRDRRY, from the exons ATGTCACGTTATCGAGAATGGGATCTTTCGTGCAAAGTATACGTTGGTAACCTAGGCAGCAGTGCTAGTAAACATGAAATTGAAACAGCATTCAACAAATATGGTCCACTTAGAAACGTATGGGTTGCTAGAAACCCACCTGGCTTTGCTTTTGTGGAATTCGAAGACCCACGAGACGCAGAAGATGCTGTTAGAGGATTAGATGGAAC ACGCTGTTGTGGTACCAGAGTAAGAGTAGAGATGTCCTCCGGAAGAAGTCGACGTAGTGGAGGCGGACGGAGACCAGGTCCAAGATACTCCAG GTCCAGATCTCGCAGTCCCCGAAGGAAATCTCTGGGTCGTTACCCAAG GTCCTGGTCAAGAAGCCCACGCAGATCACCGATAAGCCGATATTCCAG gtCAAGATCCCGTAGCCCTCGCAGGAGATCTCTCACCCGCAGCCGCAGCCGAGATCGTCGTTCTCGTTCGGATTCCCGTGACAGACGGTATTGA
- the Ube2g1 gene encoding ubiquitin-conjugating enzyme E2G 1 isoform X1, which translates to MSEPQSALLLRKQLAELNKNPVEGFSAGLIDDNDIYQWEVLIIGPPDTLYEGGFFKAHLEFPKEYPLRPPRMKFITEIWHPNIEKNGNVCISILHEPGDDKWGYEKASERWLPVHTVETILISVISMLADPNDESPANVDAAKEWRESYVEFKRKVARCVRKSQEECL; encoded by the exons ATGTCAGAGCCACAGTCCGCGCTTTTACTACGAAAACAATTAGCAG AATTAAATAAAAACCCAGTAGAAGGGTTTTCAGCAGGCCTCATAGATGACAATGACATATATCAGTGGGAAGTACTCATTATTGGACCTCCAGACACATTATA TGAAGGTGGGTTCTTCAAAGCACACTTAGAATTTCCAAAAGAGTATCCACTTAGGCCACCAAGAATGAAATTTATAACAGAAATATGGCATCCAAACA tcGAAAAGAATGGTAATGTATGCATATCAATTTTACACGAACCTGGAGACGACAAGTGGGGCTATGAAAAAGCATCAGAGCGGTGGTTACCAGTTCACACAGTTGAAACTATCTTGATAAGTGTTATTAGCATGCTTGCAGATCCTAACGATGAAAGTCCTGCTAATGTGGATGCTGCC AAAGAGTGGAGGGAAAGCTATGTTGAATTCAAAAGAAAGGTGGCAAGGTGTGTCAGAAAAAGCCAAGAAGAATGTTTGTAG
- the LOC143177808 gene encoding RNA-binding protein 1-like isoform X3 — translation MSRYREWDLSCKVYVGNLGSSASKHEIETAFNKYGPLRNVWVARNPPGFAFVEFEDPRDAEDAVRGLDGTRCCGTRVRVEMSSGRSRRSGGGRRPGPRYSRSRSRSPRRKSLGRYPRSWSRSPRRSPISRYSRFYQRQLLALLVSPPLLLLLLLLLLQPP, via the exons ATGTCACGTTATCGAGAATGGGATCTTTCGTGCAAAGTATACGTTGGTAACCTAGGCAGCAGTGCTAGTAAACATGAAATTGAAACAGCATTCAACAAATATGGTCCACTTAGAAACGTATGGGTTGCTAGAAACCCACCTGGCTTTGCTTTTGTGGAATTCGAAGACCCACGAGACGCAGAAGATGCTGTTAGAGGATTAGATGGAAC ACGCTGTTGTGGTACCAGAGTAAGAGTAGAGATGTCCTCCGGAAGAAGTCGACGTAGTGGAGGCGGACGGAGACCAGGTCCAAGATACTCCAG GTCCAGATCTCGCAGTCCCCGAAGGAAATCTCTGGGTCGTTACCCAAG GTCCTGGTCAAGAAGCCCACGCAGATCACCGATAAGCCGATATTCCAG ATTCTACCAGCGTCAGCTCCTAGCTCTGCTCGTCTCCCCGCCactactactactgctactactactactactacagcCACCGTGA
- the LOC143177808 gene encoding RNA-binding protein 1-like isoform X5, translated as MSRYREWDLSCKVYVGNLGSSASKHEIETAFNKYGPLRNVWVARNPPGFAFVEFEDPRDAEDAVRGLDGTRCCGTRVRVEMSSGRSRRSGGGRRPGPRYSRSRSRSPRRRSLTRSRSRDRRSRSDSRDRR; from the exons ATGTCACGTTATCGAGAATGGGATCTTTCGTGCAAAGTATACGTTGGTAACCTAGGCAGCAGTGCTAGTAAACATGAAATTGAAACAGCATTCAACAAATATGGTCCACTTAGAAACGTATGGGTTGCTAGAAACCCACCTGGCTTTGCTTTTGTGGAATTCGAAGACCCACGAGACGCAGAAGATGCTGTTAGAGGATTAGATGGAAC ACGCTGTTGTGGTACCAGAGTAAGAGTAGAGATGTCCTCCGGAAGAAGTCGACGTAGTGGAGGCGGACGGAGACCAGGTCCAAGATACTCCAG gtCAAGATCCCGTAGCCCTCGCAGGAGATCTCTCACCCGCAGCCGCAGCCGAGATCGTCGTTCTCGTTCGGATTCCCGTGACAGACG TTAG